One Paroedura picta isolate Pp20150507F chromosome 16, Ppicta_v3.0, whole genome shotgun sequence genomic region harbors:
- the GIGYF1 gene encoding GRB10-interacting GYF protein 1 isoform X6: MAAEALNFGPEWLRALSGGGSVTSPPPSPAMPKYKLAEYRYGREEMLALYVKDNKVPEEIQDKEFSAVLQDDPLQPLALVPFTEEEQRNFSMSVNSVAVLRLMGKGGGAAPAGVSRGRGRGRGESSFYQRSLEETEGAFGRGSGREIHRSQSWDDRGERRFEKPIRREGGTVEARAPFEEGAPPGRKDFARSDSDNWRTLREEHEGEEESATATVGAGGSWRQSGGARRESERWRSASPDGGPRSAGWREHGGEGRRRKFDFDFRDREDEPRGGRRHRHNSDSFEDEKDGLPEWCLEDEEEEMGTFDSSGAFMPLKKNPKEPVPEDQELSFLPLQEEDEEEEEEEGQREAKDGERGESSKGPVAPMVKEGAERERMELQQVPDEKVSPGAPWHPGTPFSTAADAAPVGECESAVPGAASKGEGLAPVPGCIKDAETTNGAPGIRSHPTRGVPAMLSTASAAAAAAATSSSTAAAPEFTVGDNEDEDGMKHLQQEAEKMVASLQDSSLEEEHFAQAAGDHRNTAAALPLSHEAAMKWFYKDPQGEIQGPFTTQEMAEWFQAGYFTMSLLVKRGCDEGFQPLGEVIKMWGRVPFAPGPSPPPLLVRRERAAGVLKVLGEGRAPEQAKPGLAHLRPHHKRPFGAALKQDVTREGNMDQERLKKQQELAAATLYQQLQHQQLLQLANSRQQQYAQCALQQKAATGDLTQQQLATFLQQLQALKPRAGEQGMIPSMNRSISVPDTGSLWDTHTSASSQAGGEASLWDMPISSSTQGPTLEQLQLQQKLQERRGAELRAKREEDERKRRREEEELYRRKQLPSSSSSSWGQQSVSSTSAQNSLSMADIQKLGDARACRELREECRQQELLLKLLQQQNSHPLWGGLAKQNVSMKALLELQQETERHLQKQQRAQQRAHGGHSLSSLPSQWGVDSSPLWGGHEKSGSISLWEESMKTAAPLARSLGLKNSRSSPSLGDTYSSCRQSRKKTDEEEKLLKLLQGIHKPQDGFTQWCEQMLHALNTSSSLDVPTVVAFLKEVESPYDVHDCIRSYLGDTVEAKEFAKQFLERRAKQRANQQRQQQQEAPWLNSSSLQSLFQSNHHPKQPSFENSQAAKIKRRPMMLHADPSILGYALHGSAGELEPVEDY, encoded by the exons ATGGCAGCTGAGGCACTGAATTTTGGGCCAGAGTG GCTCCGTGCGCTCTCGGGCGGTGGGAGCGTCACTTCCCCGCCACCTTCGCCTGCCATGCCAAAGTACAAACTAGCCGAGTATCGATACGGGCGGGAAGAGATGTTAGCACTTTACGTCAAGGACAACAAG GTCCCAGAGGAAATCCAAGATAAAGAGTTCTCTGCGGTTCTTCAGGACGATCCCCTGCAGCCGCTGGCGTTGGTACCGTTCACCGAGGAAGAGCAG aGGAATTTCTCCATGTCTGTGAACAGTGTTGCCGTGCTGAGGCtgatggggaaggggggcggaGCCGCCCCAGCCGGCGTCTCCCGCGGACGAG GCCGGGGCCGGGGCGAAAGCAGCTTTTACCAAAGAAGCCTGGAGGAGACAGAAGGAGCCTTTGGTCGTGGCAGTGGCCGGGAGATCCACCGCAGCCAGAGCTGGGACGACCG TGGGGAGCGGCGGTTCGAGAAGCCCATCCGCCGGGAAGGAGGTACTGTGGAAG CTCGGGCCCCATTTGAAGAGGGGGCACCCCCAGGCCGCAAGGACTTTGCCCGGTCGGACAGCGACAACTGGCGCACGCTGCGCGAGGAGCACGAGGGCGAGGAGGAGAGTGCCACGGCCACCGTGGGCGCAGGGGGCAGCTGGCGGCAGAGCGGAGGAGCCCGGCGGGAGAGCGAGCGTTGGCGGTCAGCCAGCCCCG ACGGAGGGCCTCGGTCGGCCGGTTGGCGAGAGCACGGTGGAGAAGGACGGCGGCGGAAGTTTGACTTCGACTTCCGGGACCGTGAGGACGAGCCCCGGGGTGGGCGTCGGCATCGGCACAACAGCGACAGCTTTGAGGATGAGAAGGACGGGCTGCCCGAGTGGTGCctggaggacgaagaggaggagatggggaCCTTTGACTCCTCGGGGGCCTTCATGCCcctcaag AAGAACCCCAAAGAGCCCGTTCCGGAGGACCAGGAGCTGAGCTTCCTTCCCTTgcaagaggaggacgaggaggaggaggaagaggagggccagaGGGAGGCGAAGGATGGCGAACGGGGAGAGAGCAGCAAGGGCCCTGTGGCCCCCATGGTCAaggagggggctgagagag AGCGGATGGAGCTACAGCAGGTGCCTGACGAGAAGGTCTCTCCCGGGGCTCCGTGGCACCCCGGCACCCCTTTTTCCACTGCAGCTGATGCTGCCCCCGTTGGTGAATGTGAGAGCGCCGTGCCAGGGGCCGCCTCCAAGGGGGAGGGGTTGGCACCAGTCCCTGGCTGCATCAAAGATGCGGAAACAACCAATG GGGCTCCAGGCATCCGCAGCCACCCGACTCGGGGCGTCCCTGCCATGCTCTCCACCgcctccgctgctgctgctgctgctgccacctcttcctccactgctgctgctccGGAATTCACAGTTGGGGACAACGAGGACGAGGACGGAATGAAGCACCTGCAGCAG GAAGCCGAGAAGATGGTCGCTTCGCTGCAGGACAGCTCCCTGGAGGAAGAGCACTTCGCTCAGGCCGCCGGGGACCACCGCAACACTGCCGCCGCGCTGCCCCTCTCTCACGAGGCCGCCATGAAGTGGTTCTACAAGGACCCCCAAGGGGAGATCCAAG gccccttCACCACCCAAGAGATGGCCGAGTGGTTCCAGGCCGGCTACTTCACCATGTCCCTCCTGGTGAAGCGAGGCTGTGATGAGGGCTTCCAGCCCCTGGGCGAAGTCATAAAGATGTGGGGAAGAGTGCCTTTTGCTCCAGGCCCGTCACCACCCCCATTACTGGTGAGGAGGGAGAGGGCCGCGGGGGTGCTGAAGGTGCTTGGAGAGGGACGGGCACCAGAGCAGGCAAAGCCGGGGCTGGCCCACCTGCGCCCGCACCACAAGCGCCCCTTTGGAGCAGCGCTGAAGCAGGATGTGACACGTGAG GGAAACATGGACCAGGAGCGCCTGAAGAAGCAGCAGGAGCTGGCAGCCGCCACCCTCTACCAGCAGCTCCAGCACCAGCAGCTACTCCAGCTGGCCAACAG tagGCAGCAGCAGTATGCCCAGTGTGCCCTCCAGCAGAAGGCGGCCACGGGGGATCTGACTCAGCAGCAGCTGGCCAccttcctgcagcagctgcaggcTCTCAAGCCAAG GGCCGGGGAGCAGGGGATGATTCCTTCGATGAACCGATCGATATCTGTGCCAGACACCGGGTCCCTGTGGGACACGCATACCTCAGCCTCATCACAAGCAG GTGGCGAGGCCAGCTTATGGGACATGCCCATCAGTTCTTCAACTCAGGGTCCAACCTTAGAGCAACTTCAGCTGCAGCAGAAA ctgcaagAGCGCAGAGGGGCGGAGCTCAGAGCCAAGCGTGAGGAAGACGAGCGCAAACGGCGccgggaggaagaggagctgtaCAGGCGCAAGCAG ctgccatcctcctcctcctcctcctggggccAGCAGTCGGTGAGCAGCACCTCTGCCCAGAACAGCTTGAGCATGGCTGACATCCAGAAGCTTGGAGATGCGCGGGCCTGCCGGGAGCTCCGGGAAGAG TGTCGCCAGCAGGAGCTGCTGCTGAAACTCCTACAGCAGCAGAATTCGCATCCTCTTTGGGGAGGTCTGGCCAAGCAGAACGTCTCCATGAAGGCCTTGCTGGAGCTGCAGCAGGAGACGGAGCGGCACCTGCAGAAGCAGCAGCGGGCCCAACAGAGAGCC CACGGGGGGCACAGCCTCAGCAGCCTGCCCTCTCAGTGGGGAGTGGACTCCAGTCCGCTCTGGGGCGGTCACGAGAAGAGCGGCTCCATCAGCCTCTGGGAGGAGAGCATGAAGACCGCCGCCCCCCTCGCCCGCAGCCTCGGCTTGAAGAACAGCCGCAGCAGCCCTTCCCTGGG GGACACGTACAGCTCTTGCCGGCAGAGCAGGAAGAAGACAGACGAGGAGGAGAAGCTCCTGAAGCTGCTTCAGGGAATCCACAAGCCCCAGGACGGCTTCACGCAGTGGTGTGAACAGATGCTCCATGCCCTCAATACCTCCAGCAGCCTTGATG TGCCCACCGTGGTGGCGTTCCTGAAGGAGGTGGAGTCCCCTTACGATGTCCATGACTGCATCCGCTCCTACCTGGGGGACACCGTGGAAGCCAAAGAGTTCGCGAAGCAGTTCCTAGAGCGTCGTGCCAAGCAGAGAGCCAatcagcagcggcagcagcagcag gaagccccCTGGCTGAACTCCAGCAGCCTGCAGTCCCTGTTCCAATCCAACCaccatcccaagcagccatcGTTCGAGAACAGCCAAGCCGCGAAGATCAAGAGGCGCCCGATGATGCTCCACGCTGATCCCAGCATCCTGG GCTATGCCCTTCATGGCTCTGCGGGGGAACTGGAACCAGTAGAGGACTActga
- the GIGYF1 gene encoding GRB10-interacting GYF protein 1 isoform X9 yields the protein MAAEALNFGPEWLRALSGGGSVTSPPPSPAMPKYKLAEYRYGREEMLALYVKDNKVPEEIQDKEFSAVLQDDPLQPLALVPFTEEEQRNFSMSVNSVAVLRLMGKGGGAAPAGVSRGRGSARSRGRGRGESSFYQRSLEETEGAFGRGSGREIHRSQSWDDRGERRFEKPIRREGARAPFEEGAPPGRKDFARSDSDNWRTLREEHEGEEESATATVGAGGSWRQSGGARRESERWRSASPDGGPRSAGWREHGGEGRRRKFDFDFRDREDEPRGGRRHRHNSDSFEDEKDGLPEWCLEDEEEEMGTFDSSGAFMPLKKNPKEPVPEDQELSFLPLQEEDEEEEEEEGQREAKDGERGESSKGPVAPMVKEGAERERMELQQVPDEKVSPGAPWHPGTPFSTAADAAPVGECESAVPGAASKGEGLAPVPGCIKDAETTNGAPGIRSHPTRGVPAMLSTASAAAAAAATSSSTAAAPEFTVGDNEDEDGMKHLQQEAEKMVASLQDSSLEEEHFAQAAGDHRNTAAALPLSHEAAMKWFYKDPQGEIQGPFTTQEMAEWFQAGYFTMSLLVKRGCDEGFQPLGEVIKMWGRVPFAPGPSPPPLLGNMDQERLKKQQELAAATLYQQLQHQQLLQLANSRQQQYAQCALQQKAATGDLTQQQLATFLQQLQALKPRAGEQGMIPSMNRSISVPDTGSLWDTHTSASSQAGGEASLWDMPISSSTQGPTLEQLQLQQKLQERRGAELRAKREEDERKRRREEEELYRRKQLPSSSSSSWGQQSVSSTSAQNSLSMADIQKLGDARACRELREECRQQELLLKLLQQQNSHPLWGGLAKQNVSMKALLELQQETERHLQKQQRAQQRAHGGHSLSSLPSQWGVDSSPLWGGHEKSGSISLWEESMKTAAPLARSLGLKNSRSSPSLGDTYSSCRQSRKKTDEEEKLLKLLQGIHKPQDGFTQWCEQMLHALNTSSSLDVPTVVAFLKEVESPYDVHDCIRSYLGDTVEAKEFAKQFLERRAKQRANQQRQQQQEAPWLNSSSLQSLFQSNHHPKQPSFENSQAAKIKRRPMMLHADPSILGYALHGSAGELEPVEDY from the exons ATGGCAGCTGAGGCACTGAATTTTGGGCCAGAGTG GCTCCGTGCGCTCTCGGGCGGTGGGAGCGTCACTTCCCCGCCACCTTCGCCTGCCATGCCAAAGTACAAACTAGCCGAGTATCGATACGGGCGGGAAGAGATGTTAGCACTTTACGTCAAGGACAACAAG GTCCCAGAGGAAATCCAAGATAAAGAGTTCTCTGCGGTTCTTCAGGACGATCCCCTGCAGCCGCTGGCGTTGGTACCGTTCACCGAGGAAGAGCAG aGGAATTTCTCCATGTCTGTGAACAGTGTTGCCGTGCTGAGGCtgatggggaaggggggcggaGCCGCCCCAGCCGGCGTCTCCCGCGGACGAGGTAGCGCACGGAGCCGAG GCCGGGGCCGGGGCGAAAGCAGCTTTTACCAAAGAAGCCTGGAGGAGACAGAAGGAGCCTTTGGTCGTGGCAGTGGCCGGGAGATCCACCGCAGCCAGAGCTGGGACGACCG TGGGGAGCGGCGGTTCGAGAAGCCCATCCGCCGGGAAGGAG CTCGGGCCCCATTTGAAGAGGGGGCACCCCCAGGCCGCAAGGACTTTGCCCGGTCGGACAGCGACAACTGGCGCACGCTGCGCGAGGAGCACGAGGGCGAGGAGGAGAGTGCCACGGCCACCGTGGGCGCAGGGGGCAGCTGGCGGCAGAGCGGAGGAGCCCGGCGGGAGAGCGAGCGTTGGCGGTCAGCCAGCCCCG ACGGAGGGCCTCGGTCGGCCGGTTGGCGAGAGCACGGTGGAGAAGGACGGCGGCGGAAGTTTGACTTCGACTTCCGGGACCGTGAGGACGAGCCCCGGGGTGGGCGTCGGCATCGGCACAACAGCGACAGCTTTGAGGATGAGAAGGACGGGCTGCCCGAGTGGTGCctggaggacgaagaggaggagatggggaCCTTTGACTCCTCGGGGGCCTTCATGCCcctcaag AAGAACCCCAAAGAGCCCGTTCCGGAGGACCAGGAGCTGAGCTTCCTTCCCTTgcaagaggaggacgaggaggaggaggaagaggagggccagaGGGAGGCGAAGGATGGCGAACGGGGAGAGAGCAGCAAGGGCCCTGTGGCCCCCATGGTCAaggagggggctgagagag AGCGGATGGAGCTACAGCAGGTGCCTGACGAGAAGGTCTCTCCCGGGGCTCCGTGGCACCCCGGCACCCCTTTTTCCACTGCAGCTGATGCTGCCCCCGTTGGTGAATGTGAGAGCGCCGTGCCAGGGGCCGCCTCCAAGGGGGAGGGGTTGGCACCAGTCCCTGGCTGCATCAAAGATGCGGAAACAACCAATG GGGCTCCAGGCATCCGCAGCCACCCGACTCGGGGCGTCCCTGCCATGCTCTCCACCgcctccgctgctgctgctgctgctgccacctcttcctccactgctgctgctccGGAATTCACAGTTGGGGACAACGAGGACGAGGACGGAATGAAGCACCTGCAGCAG GAAGCCGAGAAGATGGTCGCTTCGCTGCAGGACAGCTCCCTGGAGGAAGAGCACTTCGCTCAGGCCGCCGGGGACCACCGCAACACTGCCGCCGCGCTGCCCCTCTCTCACGAGGCCGCCATGAAGTGGTTCTACAAGGACCCCCAAGGGGAGATCCAAG gccccttCACCACCCAAGAGATGGCCGAGTGGTTCCAGGCCGGCTACTTCACCATGTCCCTCCTGGTGAAGCGAGGCTGTGATGAGGGCTTCCAGCCCCTGGGCGAAGTCATAAAGATGTGGGGAAGAGTGCCTTTTGCTCCAGGCCCGTCACCACCCCCATTACTG GGAAACATGGACCAGGAGCGCCTGAAGAAGCAGCAGGAGCTGGCAGCCGCCACCCTCTACCAGCAGCTCCAGCACCAGCAGCTACTCCAGCTGGCCAACAG tagGCAGCAGCAGTATGCCCAGTGTGCCCTCCAGCAGAAGGCGGCCACGGGGGATCTGACTCAGCAGCAGCTGGCCAccttcctgcagcagctgcaggcTCTCAAGCCAAG GGCCGGGGAGCAGGGGATGATTCCTTCGATGAACCGATCGATATCTGTGCCAGACACCGGGTCCCTGTGGGACACGCATACCTCAGCCTCATCACAAGCAG GTGGCGAGGCCAGCTTATGGGACATGCCCATCAGTTCTTCAACTCAGGGTCCAACCTTAGAGCAACTTCAGCTGCAGCAGAAA ctgcaagAGCGCAGAGGGGCGGAGCTCAGAGCCAAGCGTGAGGAAGACGAGCGCAAACGGCGccgggaggaagaggagctgtaCAGGCGCAAGCAG ctgccatcctcctcctcctcctcctggggccAGCAGTCGGTGAGCAGCACCTCTGCCCAGAACAGCTTGAGCATGGCTGACATCCAGAAGCTTGGAGATGCGCGGGCCTGCCGGGAGCTCCGGGAAGAG TGTCGCCAGCAGGAGCTGCTGCTGAAACTCCTACAGCAGCAGAATTCGCATCCTCTTTGGGGAGGTCTGGCCAAGCAGAACGTCTCCATGAAGGCCTTGCTGGAGCTGCAGCAGGAGACGGAGCGGCACCTGCAGAAGCAGCAGCGGGCCCAACAGAGAGCC CACGGGGGGCACAGCCTCAGCAGCCTGCCCTCTCAGTGGGGAGTGGACTCCAGTCCGCTCTGGGGCGGTCACGAGAAGAGCGGCTCCATCAGCCTCTGGGAGGAGAGCATGAAGACCGCCGCCCCCCTCGCCCGCAGCCTCGGCTTGAAGAACAGCCGCAGCAGCCCTTCCCTGGG GGACACGTACAGCTCTTGCCGGCAGAGCAGGAAGAAGACAGACGAGGAGGAGAAGCTCCTGAAGCTGCTTCAGGGAATCCACAAGCCCCAGGACGGCTTCACGCAGTGGTGTGAACAGATGCTCCATGCCCTCAATACCTCCAGCAGCCTTGATG TGCCCACCGTGGTGGCGTTCCTGAAGGAGGTGGAGTCCCCTTACGATGTCCATGACTGCATCCGCTCCTACCTGGGGGACACCGTGGAAGCCAAAGAGTTCGCGAAGCAGTTCCTAGAGCGTCGTGCCAAGCAGAGAGCCAatcagcagcggcagcagcagcag gaagccccCTGGCTGAACTCCAGCAGCCTGCAGTCCCTGTTCCAATCCAACCaccatcccaagcagccatcGTTCGAGAACAGCCAAGCCGCGAAGATCAAGAGGCGCCCGATGATGCTCCACGCTGATCCCAGCATCCTGG GCTATGCCCTTCATGGCTCTGCGGGGGAACTGGAACCAGTAGAGGACTActga
- the GIGYF1 gene encoding GRB10-interacting GYF protein 1 isoform X1: protein MAAEALNFGPEWLRALSGGGSVTSPPPSPAMPKYKLAEYRYGREEMLALYVKDNKVPEEIQDKEFSAVLQDDPLQPLALVPFTEEEQRNFSMSVNSVAVLRLMGKGGGAAPAGVSRGRGSARSRGRGRGESSFYQRSLEETEGAFGRGSGREIHRSQSWDDRGERRFEKPIRREGGTVEARAPFEEGAPPGRKDFARSDSDNWRTLREEHEGEEESATATVGAGGSWRQSGGARRESERWRSASPDGGPRSAGWREHGGEGRRRKFDFDFRDREDEPRGGRRHRHNSDSFEDEKDGLPEWCLEDEEEEMGTFDSSGAFMPLKKNPKEPVPEDQELSFLPLQEEDEEEEEEEGQREAKDGERGESSKGPVAPMVKEGAERERMELQQVPDEKVSPGAPWHPGTPFSTAADAAPVGECESAVPGAASKGEGLAPVPGCIKDAETTNGAPGIRSHPTRGVPAMLSTASAAAAAAATSSSTAAAPEFTVGDNEDEDGMKHLQQEAEKMVASLQDSSLEEEHFAQAAGDHRNTAAALPLSHEAAMKWFYKDPQGEIQGPFTTQEMAEWFQAGYFTMSLLVKRGCDEGFQPLGEVIKMWGRVPFAPGPSPPPLLVRRERAAGVLKVLGEGRAPEQAKPGLAHLRPHHKRPFGAALKQDVTREGNMDQERLKKQQELAAATLYQQLQHQQLLQLANSRQQQYAQCALQQKAATGDLTQQQLATFLQQLQALKPRAGEQGMIPSMNRSISVPDTGSLWDTHTSASSQAGGEASLWDMPISSSTQGPTLEQLQLQQKLQERRGAELRAKREEDERKRRREEEELYRRKQLPSSSSSSWGQQSVSSTSAQNSLSMADIQKLGDARACRELREECRQQELLLKLLQQQNSHPLWGGLAKQNVSMKALLELQQETERHLQKQQRAQQRAHGGHSLSSLPSQWGVDSSPLWGGHEKSGSISLWEESMKTAAPLARSLGLKNSRSSPSLGDTYSSCRQSRKKTDEEEKLLKLLQGIHKPQDGFTQWCEQMLHALNTSSSLDVPTVVAFLKEVESPYDVHDCIRSYLGDTVEAKEFAKQFLERRAKQRANQQRQQQQEAPWLNSSSLQSLFQSNHHPKQPSFENSQAAKIKRRPMMLHADPSILGYALHGSAGELEPVEDY, encoded by the exons ATGGCAGCTGAGGCACTGAATTTTGGGCCAGAGTG GCTCCGTGCGCTCTCGGGCGGTGGGAGCGTCACTTCCCCGCCACCTTCGCCTGCCATGCCAAAGTACAAACTAGCCGAGTATCGATACGGGCGGGAAGAGATGTTAGCACTTTACGTCAAGGACAACAAG GTCCCAGAGGAAATCCAAGATAAAGAGTTCTCTGCGGTTCTTCAGGACGATCCCCTGCAGCCGCTGGCGTTGGTACCGTTCACCGAGGAAGAGCAG aGGAATTTCTCCATGTCTGTGAACAGTGTTGCCGTGCTGAGGCtgatggggaaggggggcggaGCCGCCCCAGCCGGCGTCTCCCGCGGACGAGGTAGCGCACGGAGCCGAG GCCGGGGCCGGGGCGAAAGCAGCTTTTACCAAAGAAGCCTGGAGGAGACAGAAGGAGCCTTTGGTCGTGGCAGTGGCCGGGAGATCCACCGCAGCCAGAGCTGGGACGACCG TGGGGAGCGGCGGTTCGAGAAGCCCATCCGCCGGGAAGGAGGTACTGTGGAAG CTCGGGCCCCATTTGAAGAGGGGGCACCCCCAGGCCGCAAGGACTTTGCCCGGTCGGACAGCGACAACTGGCGCACGCTGCGCGAGGAGCACGAGGGCGAGGAGGAGAGTGCCACGGCCACCGTGGGCGCAGGGGGCAGCTGGCGGCAGAGCGGAGGAGCCCGGCGGGAGAGCGAGCGTTGGCGGTCAGCCAGCCCCG ACGGAGGGCCTCGGTCGGCCGGTTGGCGAGAGCACGGTGGAGAAGGACGGCGGCGGAAGTTTGACTTCGACTTCCGGGACCGTGAGGACGAGCCCCGGGGTGGGCGTCGGCATCGGCACAACAGCGACAGCTTTGAGGATGAGAAGGACGGGCTGCCCGAGTGGTGCctggaggacgaagaggaggagatggggaCCTTTGACTCCTCGGGGGCCTTCATGCCcctcaag AAGAACCCCAAAGAGCCCGTTCCGGAGGACCAGGAGCTGAGCTTCCTTCCCTTgcaagaggaggacgaggaggaggaggaagaggagggccagaGGGAGGCGAAGGATGGCGAACGGGGAGAGAGCAGCAAGGGCCCTGTGGCCCCCATGGTCAaggagggggctgagagag AGCGGATGGAGCTACAGCAGGTGCCTGACGAGAAGGTCTCTCCCGGGGCTCCGTGGCACCCCGGCACCCCTTTTTCCACTGCAGCTGATGCTGCCCCCGTTGGTGAATGTGAGAGCGCCGTGCCAGGGGCCGCCTCCAAGGGGGAGGGGTTGGCACCAGTCCCTGGCTGCATCAAAGATGCGGAAACAACCAATG GGGCTCCAGGCATCCGCAGCCACCCGACTCGGGGCGTCCCTGCCATGCTCTCCACCgcctccgctgctgctgctgctgctgccacctcttcctccactgctgctgctccGGAATTCACAGTTGGGGACAACGAGGACGAGGACGGAATGAAGCACCTGCAGCAG GAAGCCGAGAAGATGGTCGCTTCGCTGCAGGACAGCTCCCTGGAGGAAGAGCACTTCGCTCAGGCCGCCGGGGACCACCGCAACACTGCCGCCGCGCTGCCCCTCTCTCACGAGGCCGCCATGAAGTGGTTCTACAAGGACCCCCAAGGGGAGATCCAAG gccccttCACCACCCAAGAGATGGCCGAGTGGTTCCAGGCCGGCTACTTCACCATGTCCCTCCTGGTGAAGCGAGGCTGTGATGAGGGCTTCCAGCCCCTGGGCGAAGTCATAAAGATGTGGGGAAGAGTGCCTTTTGCTCCAGGCCCGTCACCACCCCCATTACTGGTGAGGAGGGAGAGGGCCGCGGGGGTGCTGAAGGTGCTTGGAGAGGGACGGGCACCAGAGCAGGCAAAGCCGGGGCTGGCCCACCTGCGCCCGCACCACAAGCGCCCCTTTGGAGCAGCGCTGAAGCAGGATGTGACACGTGAG GGAAACATGGACCAGGAGCGCCTGAAGAAGCAGCAGGAGCTGGCAGCCGCCACCCTCTACCAGCAGCTCCAGCACCAGCAGCTACTCCAGCTGGCCAACAG tagGCAGCAGCAGTATGCCCAGTGTGCCCTCCAGCAGAAGGCGGCCACGGGGGATCTGACTCAGCAGCAGCTGGCCAccttcctgcagcagctgcaggcTCTCAAGCCAAG GGCCGGGGAGCAGGGGATGATTCCTTCGATGAACCGATCGATATCTGTGCCAGACACCGGGTCCCTGTGGGACACGCATACCTCAGCCTCATCACAAGCAG GTGGCGAGGCCAGCTTATGGGACATGCCCATCAGTTCTTCAACTCAGGGTCCAACCTTAGAGCAACTTCAGCTGCAGCAGAAA ctgcaagAGCGCAGAGGGGCGGAGCTCAGAGCCAAGCGTGAGGAAGACGAGCGCAAACGGCGccgggaggaagaggagctgtaCAGGCGCAAGCAG ctgccatcctcctcctcctcctcctggggccAGCAGTCGGTGAGCAGCACCTCTGCCCAGAACAGCTTGAGCATGGCTGACATCCAGAAGCTTGGAGATGCGCGGGCCTGCCGGGAGCTCCGGGAAGAG TGTCGCCAGCAGGAGCTGCTGCTGAAACTCCTACAGCAGCAGAATTCGCATCCTCTTTGGGGAGGTCTGGCCAAGCAGAACGTCTCCATGAAGGCCTTGCTGGAGCTGCAGCAGGAGACGGAGCGGCACCTGCAGAAGCAGCAGCGGGCCCAACAGAGAGCC CACGGGGGGCACAGCCTCAGCAGCCTGCCCTCTCAGTGGGGAGTGGACTCCAGTCCGCTCTGGGGCGGTCACGAGAAGAGCGGCTCCATCAGCCTCTGGGAGGAGAGCATGAAGACCGCCGCCCCCCTCGCCCGCAGCCTCGGCTTGAAGAACAGCCGCAGCAGCCCTTCCCTGGG GGACACGTACAGCTCTTGCCGGCAGAGCAGGAAGAAGACAGACGAGGAGGAGAAGCTCCTGAAGCTGCTTCAGGGAATCCACAAGCCCCAGGACGGCTTCACGCAGTGGTGTGAACAGATGCTCCATGCCCTCAATACCTCCAGCAGCCTTGATG TGCCCACCGTGGTGGCGTTCCTGAAGGAGGTGGAGTCCCCTTACGATGTCCATGACTGCATCCGCTCCTACCTGGGGGACACCGTGGAAGCCAAAGAGTTCGCGAAGCAGTTCCTAGAGCGTCGTGCCAAGCAGAGAGCCAatcagcagcggcagcagcagcag gaagccccCTGGCTGAACTCCAGCAGCCTGCAGTCCCTGTTCCAATCCAACCaccatcccaagcagccatcGTTCGAGAACAGCCAAGCCGCGAAGATCAAGAGGCGCCCGATGATGCTCCACGCTGATCCCAGCATCCTGG GCTATGCCCTTCATGGCTCTGCGGGGGAACTGGAACCAGTAGAGGACTActga